From Pseudonocardia autotrophica, one genomic window encodes:
- the pth gene encoding aminoacyl-tRNA hydrolase: MSPVPGPALVVGLGNPGPDYAGTRHNVGTRVAALLAARAGAGRFSVHKRTNSDVAQGRLSGRPVTLAVPRTYMNLSGGPVAGLVQYFSIPPTEVIVVHDELDLEFGVIRLKRGGGEGGHNGLRSISRSLGTKDYLRIRFGIGRPPGRQDPADYVLKRFSGTENKELDLGIDLAADAAEALLADGLEPAQNRFHPLSG, encoded by the coding sequence GTGAGCCCCGTGCCGGGGCCCGCGCTGGTCGTCGGGCTCGGTAACCCGGGCCCGGACTACGCCGGGACCCGGCACAACGTCGGTACCCGCGTCGCCGCACTGCTGGCGGCGCGGGCCGGCGCCGGCCGGTTCTCGGTCCACAAGCGGACGAACTCCGATGTGGCCCAGGGCCGGCTGTCCGGCCGCCCGGTGACCCTGGCCGTCCCGAGGACCTACATGAACCTCTCGGGCGGTCCGGTCGCCGGGCTGGTGCAGTACTTCTCGATCCCGCCGACCGAGGTGATCGTCGTCCACGACGAGCTGGATCTCGAGTTCGGCGTGATCCGGCTCAAGCGCGGCGGCGGCGAGGGCGGGCACAACGGCCTGCGCTCGATCAGCCGCTCCCTGGGCACGAAGGACTACCTGCGCATCCGGTTCGGCATCGGGCGCCCGCCCGGCAGGCAGGACCCGGCCGACTACGTGCTGAAGCGCTTCTCCGGTACCGAGAACAAGGAGCTCGATCTCGGGATCGATCTGGCCGCCGACGCCGCCGAGGCGCTGCTGGCCGACGGGCTGGAGCCGGCGCAGAACCGCTTCCACCCGCTGTCCGGCTGA
- a CDS encoding 50S ribosomal protein L25/general stress protein Ctc, with protein MAQTRIPAENRTEFGKGAARRTRRAGKIPAVLYGHGTDPVHLSLPSLEFAAVVREQGRNAVLELDVDGNTPQLALTKTVVVHPLRPYIEHVDLLVIKRGEKVEVELDVVVTGDAAPGSLVTQDLNTVLVEADVLNIPENIEISVEDAEIGTQYFAKDLRLPNGVELRTDEEYLVVQVVPAPTEEDLEAEIDTEGAGVVEEPSDEEEAAAEAAEGSDDSSEGSAESSDDAK; from the coding sequence GTGGCCCAGACCCGCATTCCCGCCGAGAACCGGACCGAGTTCGGCAAGGGCGCCGCCCGCCGCACCCGCCGGGCCGGCAAGATCCCCGCCGTCCTCTACGGGCACGGCACCGACCCGGTGCACCTGTCGCTGCCGTCGCTGGAGTTCGCCGCCGTCGTCCGCGAGCAGGGCCGCAACGCCGTGCTCGAGCTCGACGTCGACGGCAACACCCCGCAGCTCGCCCTGACCAAGACCGTGGTCGTGCACCCGCTGCGCCCCTACATCGAGCACGTCGACCTGCTCGTCATCAAGCGTGGCGAGAAGGTCGAGGTCGAGCTCGACGTCGTCGTCACCGGCGACGCCGCCCCCGGCTCGCTGGTCACCCAGGACCTGAACACCGTCCTGGTCGAGGCCGACGTGCTGAACATCCCGGAGAACATCGAGATCTCCGTGGAGGACGCCGAGATCGGCACCCAGTACTTCGCGAAGGACCTCCGCCTGCCGAACGGCGTCGAGCTCCGGACCGACGAGGAGTACCTGGTCGTGCAGGTCGTCCCGGCCCCGACCGAGGAAGACCTCGAGGCCGAGATCGACACCGAGGGTGCCGGCGTCGTCGAGGAGCCGTCCGACGAGGAGGAGGCCGCCGCCGAGGCCGCCGAGGGCTCCGACGACAGCTCCGAGGGCTCCGCCGAGTCCTCCGACGACGCCAAGTGA
- a CDS encoding ribose-phosphate diphosphokinase: protein MSAIAGTPKKNMMLFSGRAHPELAEHVAKELDVTVTPQSAYSFANGEIFCRFEESVRGSDAFVIQAHSAPINDAIMEQLIMVDALKRGSAKRITAVMPFWGYARQDKKHRGREPISARLVADMFKTAGADRILTVDLHTSQIQGFFDGPVDHLFALPVLSRHIKDTRPDANFAVVSPDSGRVRLAERWAETLGGTPLAFIHKTRDPRKPNEAVANRVVGDIEGRCCVVIDDMIDTGGTVAKAVDVLLKEGATEVLVAATHGVLSGPATERLANCGASEVIFTDSLPIPDEKRFDAMTVLPIAPLLAEAIHQVFEDGSVTSLFDGNA from the coding sequence GTGAGCGCGATCGCAGGAACCCCGAAGAAGAACATGATGCTCTTCTCCGGACGGGCGCACCCCGAGCTGGCCGAGCACGTGGCCAAGGAGCTCGACGTCACGGTCACACCGCAGTCGGCCTACTCCTTCGCCAACGGCGAGATCTTCTGCCGTTTCGAGGAGTCCGTCCGCGGCAGTGACGCGTTCGTGATCCAGGCGCACTCCGCCCCGATCAACGACGCGATCATGGAGCAGCTGATCATGGTCGACGCGCTCAAGCGCGGCTCGGCCAAGCGGATCACCGCCGTCATGCCGTTCTGGGGCTACGCCCGCCAGGACAAGAAGCACCGCGGCCGCGAGCCCATCTCGGCCCGCCTGGTCGCGGACATGTTCAAGACCGCAGGAGCCGACCGGATCCTCACCGTGGACCTGCACACCTCGCAGATCCAGGGCTTCTTCGACGGCCCGGTGGACCACCTGTTCGCGCTGCCGGTGCTGTCCCGGCACATCAAGGACACCCGGCCGGACGCCAACTTCGCCGTCGTCTCCCCGGACTCGGGCCGGGTGCGGCTGGCCGAGCGCTGGGCGGAGACCCTGGGCGGGACACCACTGGCGTTCATCCACAAGACGCGTGATCCGCGCAAGCCCAACGAGGCCGTCGCCAACCGGGTGGTCGGTGACATCGAGGGCCGCTGCTGCGTGGTCATCGACGACATGATCGACACCGGTGGCACCGTGGCGAAGGCGGTCGACGTGCTGCTCAAGGAGGGCGCCACCGAGGTGCTGGTCGCCGCCACGCACGGCGTGCTCTCCGGCCCGGCCACCGAGCGGCTGGCGAACTGCGGCGCGTCCGAGGTGATCTTCACCGACTCGCTGCCGATCCCGGACGAGAAGCGCTTCGACGCGATGACTGTGCTGCCGATCGCCCCGCTGCTGGCCGAGGCGATCCACCAGGTCTTCGAGGACGGCTCGGTGACCAGCCTGTTCGACGGCAACGCCTGA
- the glmU gene encoding bifunctional UDP-N-acetylglucosamine diphosphorylase/glucosamine-1-phosphate N-acetyltransferase GlmU, with the protein MPDAHQGGTGDRTDPTAPGAAAAVVLAAGAGSRMRSATPKVLHRLGGRSMLGHALHAVAAVPPEHLVVVVGHERERVTDAVTGIAVELGRTVTAAVQENRLGTGDAVRAGLTALPSDLAGTVLVTYGDVPLLDTATLTALVGEHERAGAAVTLLTCDPDDPTGYGRIVRDDSDPARPVTAIVEHADATAAQRAISEVNSGVYAFDAEFLRAGIGGLAAHNSQQELYLTDLVGAAVEAGRPVHAVRCADEWLLRGVNDRVQLAELRAELNRRVLRRWMVDGVTVVDPATTWVDVQVHLGTDVVLHPGTQLYDTCTVGDGAEIGPDSTLTACAVGPGATVVRTHGSDAEIGADASVGPFAYLRPGARLGPRGKIGTFVEVKNADIGAGSKVPHLTYVGDASIGEMSNIGASSVFVNYDGVRKQRTTIGSHVRTGSDTMFIAPVTVGDGAYTGAGTVLRSDVPPGALAVSGGTQRTIEGWVPRKRPGTPAAEAAERAGAHRATHQDDSDVRTGDTDNGDTGNRDLSRGGTAR; encoded by the coding sequence ATGCCCGATGCCCACCAGGGCGGCACCGGCGACCGCACCGACCCGACCGCACCCGGCGCCGCCGCGGCGGTGGTCCTGGCAGCCGGGGCGGGCTCCCGGATGCGCTCGGCGACGCCGAAGGTGCTGCACCGGCTCGGCGGTCGCAGCATGCTGGGACACGCACTGCACGCGGTGGCCGCGGTGCCACCGGAGCATCTCGTGGTCGTCGTCGGGCACGAGCGCGAGCGGGTCACCGACGCCGTCACCGGCATCGCCGTCGAGCTCGGCCGCACCGTCACCGCCGCGGTACAGGAGAACCGGCTCGGCACCGGTGACGCGGTCCGCGCCGGGCTCACCGCGCTCCCGTCCGACCTGGCCGGGACCGTCCTGGTCACCTACGGCGACGTCCCGCTGCTCGACACCGCCACGCTCACCGCGCTGGTCGGCGAGCACGAGCGGGCCGGGGCCGCGGTCACACTGCTGACCTGCGACCCGGACGACCCCACCGGGTACGGCCGGATCGTGCGCGACGACTCCGACCCGGCCCGGCCGGTGACCGCCATCGTCGAGCACGCCGACGCCACCGCGGCCCAGCGCGCGATCAGCGAGGTCAATTCGGGCGTCTACGCCTTCGACGCGGAGTTCCTGCGGGCCGGGATCGGCGGCCTCGCCGCCCACAACTCCCAGCAGGAGCTGTACCTGACCGACCTGGTCGGCGCCGCCGTCGAGGCCGGGCGGCCGGTGCACGCGGTGCGCTGCGCCGACGAGTGGCTGCTGCGCGGGGTGAACGACCGGGTGCAGCTCGCCGAGCTGCGCGCCGAGCTGAACCGCCGGGTGCTGCGGCGGTGGATGGTCGACGGCGTGACCGTCGTCGACCCGGCCACCACCTGGGTGGATGTCCAGGTGCATCTGGGCACCGACGTCGTCCTGCACCCGGGGACCCAGCTGTACGACACCTGCACGGTGGGCGACGGCGCCGAGATCGGGCCGGACAGCACGCTCACCGCCTGCGCCGTCGGGCCGGGCGCGACCGTCGTCCGCACGCACGGCTCGGACGCCGAGATCGGCGCCGACGCCTCGGTCGGGCCGTTCGCCTACCTGCGACCGGGCGCCCGGCTCGGGCCCCGCGGCAAGATCGGCACGTTCGTCGAGGTCAAGAACGCCGACATCGGCGCGGGCAGCAAGGTGCCGCACCTGACCTACGTCGGCGACGCCTCGATCGGCGAGATGAGCAACATCGGCGCCTCATCGGTGTTCGTCAACTACGACGGCGTCCGCAAGCAGCGGACGACGATCGGCTCGCACGTGCGGACCGGCTCGGACACCATGTTCATCGCTCCGGTCACCGTCGGGGACGGCGCCTACACCGGCGCCGGGACCGTGCTGCGCTCGGACGTACCGCCGGGGGCGCTCGCGGTGTCGGGTGGGACACAGCGCACCATCGAGGGGTGGGTGCCCCGCAAGCGCCCGGGGACACCGGCCGCCGAGGCGGCCGAGCGGGCGGGGGCGCATCGGGCCACGCACCAGGACGACAGCGACGTCCGGACCGGTGACACCGACAACGGTGACACCGGGAACAGAGACCTCAGCCGAGGAGGCACCGCACGGTGA
- a CDS encoding L,D-transpeptidase gives MKIKRSGGDRAAAASFNRARDGHGGRGTVASGSAMTREVGGRHRRSRTMTVLVTVTTLALGVLLAGTASAAQSGTASAAPSGTAAAAPAPAAPAEGAGGRTEGTPCSTEARACVDRAGRTAWLIRDGRIEAGPVRVSPGGQGRETPLGTFQVEWKNRDHRSTEFNGAPMPFAVFFAPGGIAFHEGNLDSPSAGCVRLDRANAERWFATLQVGDRVEVR, from the coding sequence GTGAAGATCAAACGTTCGGGTGGTGACCGGGCCGCGGCGGCGTCGTTCAACCGGGCACGTGACGGCCACGGTGGCCGGGGCACGGTGGCGAGCGGGAGTGCGATGACGCGCGAGGTCGGGGGTCGCCACCGGCGGTCCCGCACGATGACGGTCCTGGTCACGGTGACGACCCTGGCTCTCGGTGTGCTGCTGGCCGGGACGGCCTCGGCCGCACAGTCCGGGACGGCCTCGGCGGCACCGTCCGGGACGGCCGCGGCTGCACCGGCCCCGGCTGCTCCTGCGGAGGGGGCCGGCGGGCGGACCGAGGGCACGCCGTGCAGTACCGAGGCGCGTGCCTGCGTGGACCGGGCGGGTCGCACCGCGTGGCTGATCCGGGACGGCCGGATCGAGGCCGGGCCGGTGCGGGTGTCGCCCGGCGGGCAGGGCCGGGAGACCCCGCTCGGGACGTTCCAGGTCGAGTGGAAGAACCGCGACCACCGCAGCACCGAGTTCAACGGTGCGCCGATGCCGTTCGCGGTGTTCTTCGCCCCCGGTGGCATCGCCTTCCACGAGGGGAACCTGGACTCGCCGTCGGCCGGCTGCGTGCGGCTGGACCGGGCGAACGCCGAGCGCTGGTTCGCCACGCTGCAGGTCGGGGACCGGGTCGAGGTGCGCTGA
- a CDS encoding OsmC family peroxiredoxin: MPTRSARTAWNGTLEQGTGQVELSSSKAGTYEVSFPKRAADEAGGATSPEELIAAAHSACYAMSLSAGIGQAGGTPESLDVSADVSLGPDEANGGFKLTGITLKVRAEVTGLDEDGFRKAAEAAKAGCPVSKALTGVEITLDAALES; the protein is encoded by the coding sequence ATGCCCACCCGCAGCGCCCGCACCGCCTGGAACGGCACCCTCGAGCAGGGCACGGGTCAGGTCGAGCTCAGCAGCTCGAAGGCCGGCACCTACGAGGTCAGCTTCCCGAAGCGGGCCGCCGACGAGGCGGGCGGAGCCACGTCGCCGGAGGAGCTGATCGCGGCCGCGCACTCGGCCTGTTACGCGATGTCGCTCTCGGCAGGCATCGGTCAGGCCGGCGGCACCCCGGAGTCGCTCGACGTCTCCGCGGACGTCTCGCTCGGCCCGGACGAGGCGAACGGCGGCTTCAAGCTGACCGGCATCACGCTGAAGGTCCGCGCCGAGGTCACCGGGCTGGACGAGGACGGCTTCCGCAAGGCCGCCGAGGCGGCCAAGGCCGGCTGCCCGGTCTCGAAGGCGCTCACCGGCGTCGAGATCACCCTGGACGCCGCGCTCGAGAGCTGA
- a CDS encoding helix-turn-helix transcriptional regulator has product MAAVAPPSDRRRDAGPAVLSAHPSLVGRDAELAVLQRFLVDAAPGGVLLTGPLGVGRTRLLREAVRLARDLGRRTVLVTGTGPDVPLGPLAHVVPPVPGEADRFVLLQHALAALRGDRDRPVIAVDDAHRLDDLTCSVLEQLLLAGDATVVATERSDHARVDRLRTLGDDVRPLAIRPLADADTDRLLHGMLGGDVEARTAQRLRELAQGTPLFLREIVRAGHETGRLTRDSGPWRWDGPMEPPPRLGSFVLAGLGADERAVLEQLVAGVPGAGYGGAGELVRRELIRIDRAGRAEVPPFVAAVVAGADRAEPEVPAARAPGDRPDPVAAAIAANRDLDHAGAERIARHALADDRDGAAHLELIEALRWQDRGAELPPLLDAAARRVRTGDGPARLALTRALLARRAGEPALAAAEAALAGAGRAAPASPAAPEGLAVAADPGGSRDSPAAVTAVLEAAARLDGVALARTVRPSTGPHSRTAAGPAPGDNGPDGRPEAVPGDDPGAGGSAARREPPPAGQDLPGGRWAALAAAARAGRLAAAGRPAEALATVAGVRSDPDTGDRAEPALTRLLLVDAELSALRVAGRPEELERAAEDAHRHNLAAPGWAGDAWIAWHRGRAALVRGDLDAAGRHLAEARAGTSDRDPMGLAADCTATLALVLVLTGERDRARELLDGLPEGAPPAATAAVVRARTWLQAADTSGAAPVRALLAEARSAASRGDLVTEVVLLHDVARLGRPDRVVDRLAAVAARCRSPLLQLFAAHATAAARAGTAAGARLDRVAADLAVAGARLDAADVAAAAAAAHHRAGERRRSASSAARATELAGTCGARTPALDRLVRPRLTTREREIAEIAAEGASNAEVARRLVLSVRTVETHLAHAYAKLGIGGRAGLPTALPAPDRPG; this is encoded by the coding sequence GTGGCCGCAGTGGCGCCGCCGTCCGACCGCCGCCGTGATGCCGGGCCCGCGGTGCTGAGTGCGCATCCGTCGCTGGTCGGGCGGGACGCCGAGCTCGCCGTCCTGCAGCGGTTCCTGGTGGACGCCGCACCGGGCGGGGTGCTGCTGACCGGGCCGCTCGGGGTGGGGCGGACCCGGCTGCTGCGGGAGGCGGTCCGCCTCGCCCGCGATCTCGGGCGCCGCACCGTGCTCGTCACCGGGACCGGGCCGGACGTCCCGCTGGGGCCGCTCGCGCACGTGGTGCCGCCGGTGCCGGGGGAGGCGGACCGGTTCGTCCTGCTGCAACATGCGCTCGCCGCGCTGCGCGGTGATCGGGACCGCCCGGTGATCGCGGTCGACGACGCGCACCGGCTCGACGACCTCACCTGCTCGGTGCTGGAGCAGCTGCTGCTCGCCGGGGACGCCACGGTCGTCGCGACCGAACGCAGCGACCATGCCCGGGTCGATCGGCTGCGCACCCTCGGCGACGACGTGCGGCCGCTCGCGATCCGTCCGCTGGCCGATGCGGACACCGACCGGCTGCTGCACGGCATGCTCGGGGGCGACGTCGAGGCCCGTACCGCGCAGCGGCTGCGCGAGCTGGCCCAGGGCACCCCGCTGTTCCTGCGGGAGATCGTGCGCGCGGGTCACGAGACCGGCCGGCTCACCCGTGACTCCGGCCCGTGGCGGTGGGACGGCCCGATGGAACCGCCGCCGCGACTCGGGTCGTTCGTGCTGGCCGGGCTGGGTGCCGACGAGCGGGCCGTGCTGGAACAGCTGGTGGCGGGCGTGCCGGGCGCCGGGTACGGCGGTGCGGGGGAGCTGGTCCGGCGGGAGCTGATCCGGATCGACCGCGCCGGGCGGGCCGAGGTGCCGCCGTTCGTGGCCGCCGTCGTCGCGGGTGCGGATCGCGCCGAACCGGAGGTGCCCGCCGCCCGGGCGCCCGGCGACCGGCCGGACCCGGTGGCGGCCGCGATCGCGGCCAACCGCGACCTGGACCACGCCGGCGCCGAGCGGATCGCGCGGCACGCACTCGCCGACGACCGGGACGGCGCCGCTCATCTGGAGCTGATCGAGGCGCTGCGCTGGCAGGACCGCGGGGCCGAGCTGCCGCCGCTGCTCGACGCGGCCGCCCGCCGGGTACGCACCGGCGACGGCCCGGCCCGGCTCGCACTGACCCGGGCGCTGCTCGCGCGGCGCGCCGGGGAGCCGGCGCTCGCGGCGGCCGAGGCCGCGCTCGCCGGGGCGGGGCGCGCGGCCCCGGCGAGCCCGGCCGCCCCGGAGGGCCTGGCTGTCGCGGCGGACCCGGGGGGTTCGCGGGACTCGCCCGCCGCGGTGACCGCCGTGCTGGAGGCGGCCGCCCGGCTGGACGGCGTCGCGCTCGCCCGGACCGTGCGTCCGTCCACCGGGCCGCACAGCCGCACGGCGGCTGGCCCGGCTCCCGGCGACAACGGGCCGGACGGACGTCCGGAGGCGGTCCCCGGCGACGATCCGGGGGCGGGAGGCTCCGCCGCGCGGCGCGAGCCCCCGCCGGCCGGGCAGGACCTGCCCGGCGGCCGCTGGGCCGCGCTCGCCGCCGCAGCCCGGGCCGGCCGGCTCGCGGCCGCCGGCCGGCCCGCGGAGGCGCTCGCCACGGTCGCCGGGGTCCGATCGGACCCGGACACCGGCGACCGCGCCGAACCGGCGCTCACCCGGCTGCTGCTGGTGGACGCGGAGCTGTCCGCGCTGCGTGTCGCCGGGCGTCCGGAGGAGCTGGAGCGCGCCGCCGAGGACGCGCACCGCCACAACCTCGCCGCACCCGGCTGGGCCGGGGACGCGTGGATCGCCTGGCACCGGGGCCGGGCCGCCCTGGTCCGGGGCGATCTCGACGCCGCGGGACGGCACCTGGCCGAGGCGCGGGCCGGCACCTCCGATCGTGACCCGATGGGCCTGGCGGCCGACTGCACCGCGACGCTCGCGCTGGTGCTCGTGCTCACCGGTGAGCGGGATCGGGCGCGGGAACTGCTCGACGGGCTGCCCGAAGGAGCGCCGCCGGCCGCGACCGCCGCCGTGGTGCGGGCCCGGACCTGGTTGCAGGCCGCCGACACGTCCGGGGCCGCCCCGGTCCGCGCGCTGCTGGCCGAGGCGCGATCCGCCGCGTCCCGCGGGGACCTGGTCACCGAGGTCGTGCTGCTCCACGACGTGGCCCGGCTCGGCCGTCCGGACCGGGTCGTCGACCGGCTCGCGGCGGTCGCAGCCCGCTGCCGGTCACCGCTGCTGCAGCTGTTCGCCGCACACGCGACCGCGGCGGCCCGGGCCGGAACCGCGGCGGGGGCCCGGCTCGACCGGGTGGCGGCCGATCTCGCGGTGGCCGGTGCCCGGCTGGACGCCGCCGACGTCGCGGCCGCCGCGGCCGCCGCGCACCACCGGGCCGGGGAGCGCCGCAGGTCCGCCTCGTCGGCGGCCAGGGCCACCGAGCTCGCGGGGACCTGCGGCGCCAGGACACCCGCCCTGGACCGGCTGGTCCGGCCCCGGCTGACCACCCGGGAACGGGAGATCGCCGAGATCGCGGCCGAGGGGGCGAGCAACGCCGAGGTGGCGCGCCGGCTGGTGCTGTCGGTGCGCACGGTGGAGACGCACCTTGCGCACGCCTACGCCAAGCTCGGGATCGGCGGGCGGGCCGGGCTGCCGACCGCACTGCCCGCCCCGGATCGGCCGGGTTGA
- a CDS encoding DUF4287 domain-containing protein, with translation MSFQAYLDAIEKKTGKIPAELVAEATAQGFGPETKAGDIVAWLKADYDLGRGHAMALAHVVRNGTTISDKHVGTTGTHRDESAELRLDGIANR, from the coding sequence ATGTCGTTCCAGGCCTACCTCGACGCGATCGAGAAGAAGACCGGGAAGATCCCGGCCGAGCTGGTCGCCGAGGCGACCGCGCAGGGATTCGGCCCGGAGACGAAGGCCGGGGACATCGTGGCGTGGCTGAAGGCCGACTACGACCTCGGCCGCGGGCACGCGATGGCGCTGGCCCACGTCGTCCGCAACGGCACCACCATCAGCGACAAGCACGTCGGCACGACCGGCACCCACCGCGACGAGTCGGCGGAGCTACGTCTGGACGGCATCGCGAACCGCTGA
- a CDS encoding protein-tyrosine phosphatase family protein: MTSTWTEGAPGVLRLPSGRLVRGRALRRPLPDGPVPDFGLYLLGSEPAATDWPSRWVRWPDFLLPRDRTAFGAALHELLDRAGSGRVEVACAGGSGRTGTALACLAVIDGVPAGDAVGFVRSHYSPRAVETPWQKRFVRRFRG, from the coding sequence ATGACGAGTACCTGGACCGAGGGCGCGCCCGGTGTGCTGCGCCTCCCCTCCGGACGACTGGTGCGCGGCCGCGCACTGCGCCGACCACTCCCCGACGGGCCGGTCCCCGACTTCGGGCTCTACCTGCTCGGCAGCGAGCCCGCGGCCACCGACTGGCCGTCGCGCTGGGTGCGTTGGCCCGACTTCCTGCTCCCCCGCGACCGGACGGCGTTCGGGGCAGCTCTGCACGAGCTGCTCGACCGGGCCGGCTCCGGACGCGTGGAGGTCGCCTGTGCCGGCGGGTCCGGCCGCACCGGCACCGCGCTCGCCTGCCTCGCCGTCATCGACGGCGTTCCGGCCGGCGACGCCGTCGGGTTCGTCCGGAGCCACTACTCGCCACGGGCGGTCGAGACCCCGTGGCAGAAGCGGTTCGTGCGGCGCTTCCGAGGCTGA
- a CDS encoding class I SAM-dependent methyltransferase, translating to MLTCRLCGSTDLRSFCDLGATPPCELFLTPEAAGRPETTYPLHVRVCNACLLAQLPPEITPEETFSEYAYFSSFSSSWVEHARRFVDSAAERAGLGADSFVVEVASNDGYLLQHVVEKGIRCLGVEPSVNVGEAARDKGVPTLTAFLTPETGARVRAEHGPADLVCGNNVFAHIPDVVGFAQGLRAMVADDGWVSIEVQHLLTLVERRQFDTIYHEHFQYYTLLTGQRALAAGGLTLVDVELLDTHGGSIRMWARPDGAAGEPSDRVREVLAAESAAGLHSAEGHDGFAEAVSTIRDDLVSFLIDARRRGKRVVGYGAPGKGNTLLNYCGIRPDLLEYTVDRNPYKHGRLTPGTRIPIHPPERIDADRPDYVLILPWNLRTELAGQLAHVHDWGGRLVFPIPSLEVV from the coding sequence GTGCTGACCTGCCGGCTGTGCGGCTCCACGGACCTGCGCAGCTTCTGCGATCTCGGTGCGACGCCGCCCTGCGAGCTGTTCCTCACGCCGGAGGCGGCCGGACGCCCGGAGACGACCTACCCGCTGCACGTCCGGGTGTGCAACGCCTGCCTGCTGGCGCAGCTCCCGCCGGAGATCACGCCGGAGGAGACGTTCTCCGAGTACGCCTACTTCTCCTCGTTCAGCTCGTCCTGGGTGGAGCACGCCCGCCGGTTCGTCGACTCCGCCGCCGAGCGGGCCGGTCTGGGGGCCGATTCGTTCGTCGTCGAGGTCGCCAGCAACGACGGATACCTGCTCCAGCACGTGGTCGAGAAGGGCATCCGCTGCCTCGGCGTGGAGCCGAGCGTGAACGTCGGCGAGGCCGCCCGGGACAAGGGCGTCCCGACGCTCACCGCGTTCCTCACCCCGGAGACCGGTGCCCGGGTCCGCGCCGAGCACGGCCCGGCCGACCTGGTCTGCGGCAACAACGTCTTCGCCCACATCCCGGACGTCGTCGGCTTCGCGCAGGGCCTGCGCGCCATGGTCGCCGACGACGGCTGGGTCTCGATCGAGGTCCAGCACCTGCTCACGCTGGTCGAGCGCCGCCAGTTCGACACGATCTATCACGAGCACTTCCAGTACTACACGCTGCTCACCGGGCAGCGGGCGCTCGCCGCGGGCGGCCTGACCCTGGTCGACGTCGAGCTGCTCGACACGCACGGCGGCTCCATCCGGATGTGGGCCCGGCCCGACGGTGCCGCCGGCGAGCCGAGCGATCGGGTGCGCGAGGTGCTCGCGGCCGAGTCGGCGGCGGGCCTGCACAGCGCGGAGGGGCACGACGGGTTCGCCGAGGCGGTCTCGACGATCCGGGACGACCTGGTCTCGTTCCTGATCGACGCCCGCAGACGGGGGAAGCGGGTCGTCGGCTACGGCGCGCCGGGCAAGGGCAACACCCTGCTCAACTACTGCGGTATCCGCCCCGATCTGCTCGAGTACACCGTCGACCGGAACCCGTACAAGCACGGGCGGCTGACGCCGGGTACCCGGATCCCGATCCACCCACCGGAGCGGATCGACGCCGACCGCCCCGACTACGTCCTGATCCTTCCCTGGAACCTGCGTACCGAGCTCGCCGGACAACTCGCCCACGTGCACGACTGGGGCGGCCGGCTGGTGTTCCCGATCCCGTCGCTCGAGGTGGTCTGA
- a CDS encoding sugar phosphate nucleotidyltransferase, with protein sequence MKVVLFCGGYGMRMRDGASDLPKPMHPVGPRPLIWHVMRYYAHFGHKDFVLCLGYGAHHIKNYFLNYDETESNDFVLHHGEVDLMGSDIQDWNITFVHTGLDSPIGERLRRVRHLVEGDEMFHANYADVLTDAPLDRMIDQFRGTDAIGQLMAVPPQSAFHCVDVTDDGKLESITTLQEMPLYENGGYLMFRPEVFDYLEKDCDLIGDVCAPLARKGRMAAFRHRGFWQPADTVKERNALEAAYQGGARPWMLWESHGTDRDPLQAAIVAMHSSSHQRD encoded by the coding sequence GTGAAGGTCGTCCTGTTCTGCGGTGGTTACGGCATGCGCATGCGCGACGGCGCGTCCGACCTCCCGAAGCCGATGCATCCGGTCGGGCCCCGGCCGCTGATCTGGCACGTGATGCGCTACTACGCCCATTTCGGACACAAGGACTTCGTCCTGTGCCTGGGCTACGGCGCACACCACATCAAGAACTACTTCCTGAACTACGACGAGACCGAGTCCAACGACTTCGTGCTGCACCACGGCGAGGTCGATCTGATGGGCAGCGACATCCAGGACTGGAACATCACGTTCGTCCACACCGGTCTGGACTCGCCGATCGGGGAGCGGCTGCGCCGGGTGCGCCATCTCGTCGAGGGCGACGAGATGTTCCACGCCAACTACGCCGACGTCCTCACCGACGCCCCGCTGGACCGGATGATCGACCAGTTCCGCGGCACCGACGCGATCGGTCAGCTGATGGCCGTCCCGCCGCAGTCGGCGTTCCACTGCGTGGACGTGACCGACGACGGGAAGCTGGAATCGATCACCACGCTGCAGGAGATGCCGTTGTACGAGAACGGCGGCTACCTGATGTTCCGGCCCGAGGTCTTCGACTACCTCGAGAAGGACTGTGACCTCATCGGCGACGTGTGTGCACCGCTGGCCCGCAAGGGCAGGATGGCGGCGTTCCGGCACCGGGGATTCTGGCAGCCCGCGGACACCGTGAAGGAGCGCAATGCTCTGGAGGCCGCCTACCAGGGCGGCGCCCGGCCGTGGATGCTGTGGGAGTCGCACGGGACCGATCGCGACCCGCTGCAGGCCGCGATCGTCGCGATGCACAGCAGCAGCCACCAGCGCGACTGA